One Ictalurus punctatus breed USDA103 chromosome 10, Coco_2.0, whole genome shotgun sequence genomic region harbors:
- the sirt3 gene encoding NAD-dependent protein deacetylase sirtuin-3, mitochondrial isoform X3: protein MTSLLILPRRTINIKSNGGIFTGKGLSRVQFARRNVSAKCVPVQKLDLEGHGLSGMWGCWRSVHRGFFGGGHGGTKQNMTLEDIAKGIREREYKRIVVMAGAGISTPSGIPDFRSPGSGLYDNLQQYNLPYAEAIFEINYFNHNPKPFFALAKELYPGNYRPNLAHYFIRLLHDKGQLLRMYTQNIDGLERMAGIPAVKLVEAHGTFATATCTVCRREYQGEDLRSDIMEGTVPHCSQCKGVIKPDVVFFGEELPQHFFLYLTDFPIADLLIVMGTSLEVEPFASLSSAVRGSVSRLLINRDLVGPFAWGSSRYSDVAELGDVVSGVRKLADTLGWMPELEALMCDESQKKLLILEQNLKSQLGHSQDKSL, encoded by the exons ATGACCTCGTTGCTGATTTTACCGAGACGTACTATAAATATCAAAAGTAATGGAGGCATTTTCACAGGCAAAG GTCTATCAAGGGTACAATTTGCACGTAGGAATGTTTCAGCCAAGTGTGTACCTGTTCAGAAGCTGGACCTGGAGGGACATGGACTCTCAGGTATGTGGGGATGTTG GAGAAGCGTCCATAGAGGGTTTTTTGGAGGAGGCCATGGTGGCACCAAACAGAATATGACTTTAGAGGACATCGCGAAAGGAATCAGAGAACGAGAATACAAACGGATAGTGGTGATGGCCGGAGCAGGGATCAGTACTCCAAGTGGAATTCCAGATTTCAG ATCACCCGGAAGTGGCCTTTATGACAACCTCCAACAGTACAACCTCCCCTATGCCGAGGCCATATTTGAGATTAATTATTTCAATCACAACCCTAAACCTTTCTTTGCCTTGGCTAAAGAGTTGTATCCTGGTAATTATCGTCCCAATCTGGCACACTACTTCATCCGGCTGCTTCATGACAAAGGCCAGCTGCTCAGGATGTACACTCAAAACATCGATGGACTGGAGAGAA tGGCAGGAATCCCAGCTGTGAAGTTAGTGGAGGCACACGGGACATTCGCGACAGCCACGTGCACAGTTTGTCGTCGAGAATATCAAGGAGAAGACCTGCGT AGCGATATAATGGAAGGAACAGTGCCTCACTGCTCTCAGTGTAAAGGAGTCATTAAGCCTGACGTTGTGTTTTTTGGTGAAGAGCTGCCACAGCACTTTTTCCTCTACCTCACCGACTTCCCCATAGCAGACTTACTGATTGTAATGGGGACGTCTTTAGAG GTGGAGCCATTTGCCAGTTTATCCAGCGCCGTGCGAGGTTCTGTGTCTCGCCTTCTTATAAACCGTGACCTGGTGGGACCCTTTGCCTGGGGCTCTTCACGGTACAGTGACGTGGCAGAGCTGGGTGATGTAGTGAGCGGCGTGAGGAAACTGGCAGACACTTTGGGCTGGATGCCTGAGCTGGAGGCTCTTATGTGTGATGAAAGTCAGAAG aagctCCTGATATTAGAGCAGAATTTGAAGTCTCAGCTTGGCCACTCTCAGGACAAATCCTTGTAA
- the sirt3 gene encoding NAD-dependent protein deacetylase sirtuin-3, mitochondrial isoform X1, whose product MTSLLILPRRTINIKSNGGIFTGKGLSRVQFARRNVSAKCVPVQKLDLEGHGLSGMWGCWRSVHRGFFGGGHGGTKQNMTLEDIAKGIREREYKRIVVMAGAGISTPSGIPDFRSPGSGLYDNLQQYNLPYAEAIFEINYFNHNPKPFFALAKELYPGNYRPNLAHYFIRLLHDKGQLLRMYTQNIDGLERNSCFFSLPVAGIPAVKLVEAHGTFATATCTVCRREYQGEDLRSDIMEGTVPHCSQCKGVIKPDVVFFGEELPQHFFLYLTDFPIADLLIVMGTSLEVEPFASLSSAVRGSVSRLLINRDLVGPFAWGSSRYSDVAELGDVVSGVRKLADTLGWMPELEALMCDESQKKLLILEQNLKSQLGHSQDKSL is encoded by the exons ATGACCTCGTTGCTGATTTTACCGAGACGTACTATAAATATCAAAAGTAATGGAGGCATTTTCACAGGCAAAG GTCTATCAAGGGTACAATTTGCACGTAGGAATGTTTCAGCCAAGTGTGTACCTGTTCAGAAGCTGGACCTGGAGGGACATGGACTCTCAGGTATGTGGGGATGTTG GAGAAGCGTCCATAGAGGGTTTTTTGGAGGAGGCCATGGTGGCACCAAACAGAATATGACTTTAGAGGACATCGCGAAAGGAATCAGAGAACGAGAATACAAACGGATAGTGGTGATGGCCGGAGCAGGGATCAGTACTCCAAGTGGAATTCCAGATTTCAG ATCACCCGGAAGTGGCCTTTATGACAACCTCCAACAGTACAACCTCCCCTATGCCGAGGCCATATTTGAGATTAATTATTTCAATCACAACCCTAAACCTTTCTTTGCCTTGGCTAAAGAGTTGTATCCTGGTAATTATCGTCCCAATCTGGCACACTACTTCATCCGGCTGCTTCATGACAAAGGCCAGCTGCTCAGGATGTACACTCAAAACATCGATGGACTGGAGAGAA attcgtgttttttttctctcccagtGGCAGGAATCCCAGCTGTGAAGTTAGTGGAGGCACACGGGACATTCGCGACAGCCACGTGCACAGTTTGTCGTCGAGAATATCAAGGAGAAGACCTGCGT AGCGATATAATGGAAGGAACAGTGCCTCACTGCTCTCAGTGTAAAGGAGTCATTAAGCCTGACGTTGTGTTTTTTGGTGAAGAGCTGCCACAGCACTTTTTCCTCTACCTCACCGACTTCCCCATAGCAGACTTACTGATTGTAATGGGGACGTCTTTAGAG GTGGAGCCATTTGCCAGTTTATCCAGCGCCGTGCGAGGTTCTGTGTCTCGCCTTCTTATAAACCGTGACCTGGTGGGACCCTTTGCCTGGGGCTCTTCACGGTACAGTGACGTGGCAGAGCTGGGTGATGTAGTGAGCGGCGTGAGGAAACTGGCAGACACTTTGGGCTGGATGCCTGAGCTGGAGGCTCTTATGTGTGATGAAAGTCAGAAG aagctCCTGATATTAGAGCAGAATTTGAAGTCTCAGCTTGGCCACTCTCAGGACAAATCCTTGTAA
- the sirt3 gene encoding NAD-dependent protein deacetylase sirtuin-3, mitochondrial isoform X4 has translation MTSLLILPRRTINIKSNGGIFTGKGLSRVQFARRNVSAKCVPVQKLDLEGHGLSGMWGCWRSVHRGFFGGGHGGTKQNMTLEDIAKGIREREYKRIVVMAGAGISTPSGIPDFRSPGSGLYDNLQQYNLPYAEAIFEINYFNHNPKPFFALAKELYPGNYRPNLAHYFIRLLHDKGQLLRMYTQNIDGLERNSCFFSLPVAGIPAVKLVEAHGTFATATCTVCRREYQGEDLRSDIMEGTVPHCSQCKGVIKPDVVFFGEELPQHFFLYLTDFPIADLLIVMGTSLEVEPFASLSSAVRGSVSRLLINRDLVGPFAWGSSRYSDVAELGDVVSGVRKLADTLGWMPELEALMCDESQKASKKREE, from the exons ATGACCTCGTTGCTGATTTTACCGAGACGTACTATAAATATCAAAAGTAATGGAGGCATTTTCACAGGCAAAG GTCTATCAAGGGTACAATTTGCACGTAGGAATGTTTCAGCCAAGTGTGTACCTGTTCAGAAGCTGGACCTGGAGGGACATGGACTCTCAGGTATGTGGGGATGTTG GAGAAGCGTCCATAGAGGGTTTTTTGGAGGAGGCCATGGTGGCACCAAACAGAATATGACTTTAGAGGACATCGCGAAAGGAATCAGAGAACGAGAATACAAACGGATAGTGGTGATGGCCGGAGCAGGGATCAGTACTCCAAGTGGAATTCCAGATTTCAG ATCACCCGGAAGTGGCCTTTATGACAACCTCCAACAGTACAACCTCCCCTATGCCGAGGCCATATTTGAGATTAATTATTTCAATCACAACCCTAAACCTTTCTTTGCCTTGGCTAAAGAGTTGTATCCTGGTAATTATCGTCCCAATCTGGCACACTACTTCATCCGGCTGCTTCATGACAAAGGCCAGCTGCTCAGGATGTACACTCAAAACATCGATGGACTGGAGAGAA attcgtgttttttttctctcccagtGGCAGGAATCCCAGCTGTGAAGTTAGTGGAGGCACACGGGACATTCGCGACAGCCACGTGCACAGTTTGTCGTCGAGAATATCAAGGAGAAGACCTGCGT AGCGATATAATGGAAGGAACAGTGCCTCACTGCTCTCAGTGTAAAGGAGTCATTAAGCCTGACGTTGTGTTTTTTGGTGAAGAGCTGCCACAGCACTTTTTCCTCTACCTCACCGACTTCCCCATAGCAGACTTACTGATTGTAATGGGGACGTCTTTAGAG GTGGAGCCATTTGCCAGTTTATCCAGCGCCGTGCGAGGTTCTGTGTCTCGCCTTCTTATAAACCGTGACCTGGTGGGACCCTTTGCCTGGGGCTCTTCACGGTACAGTGACGTGGCAGAGCTGGGTGATGTAGTGAGCGGCGTGAGGAAACTGGCAGACACTTTGGGCTGGATGCCTGAGCTGGAGGCTCTTATGTGTGATGAAAGTCAGAAG GCTTCAAAGAAGAGAGAGGAATGA
- the sirt3 gene encoding NAD-dependent protein deacetylase sirtuin-3, mitochondrial isoform X5 codes for MTSLLILPRRTINIKSNGGIFTGKGLSRVQFARRNVSAKCVPVQKLDLEGHGLSGMWGCWRSVHRGFFGGGHGGTKQNMTLEDIAKGIREREYKRIVVMAGAGISTPSGIPDFRSPGSGLYDNLQQYNLPYAEAIFEINYFNHNPKPFFALAKELYPGNYRPNLAHYFIRLLHDKGQLLRMYTQNIDGLERMAGIPAVKLVEAHGTFATATCTVCRREYQGEDLRSDIMEGTVPHCSQCKGVIKPDVVFFGEELPQHFFLYLTDFPIADLLIVMGTSLEVEPFASLSSAVRGSVSRLLINRDLVGPFAWGSSRYSDVAELGDVVSGVRKLADTLGWMPELEALMCDESQKASKKREE; via the exons ATGACCTCGTTGCTGATTTTACCGAGACGTACTATAAATATCAAAAGTAATGGAGGCATTTTCACAGGCAAAG GTCTATCAAGGGTACAATTTGCACGTAGGAATGTTTCAGCCAAGTGTGTACCTGTTCAGAAGCTGGACCTGGAGGGACATGGACTCTCAGGTATGTGGGGATGTTG GAGAAGCGTCCATAGAGGGTTTTTTGGAGGAGGCCATGGTGGCACCAAACAGAATATGACTTTAGAGGACATCGCGAAAGGAATCAGAGAACGAGAATACAAACGGATAGTGGTGATGGCCGGAGCAGGGATCAGTACTCCAAGTGGAATTCCAGATTTCAG ATCACCCGGAAGTGGCCTTTATGACAACCTCCAACAGTACAACCTCCCCTATGCCGAGGCCATATTTGAGATTAATTATTTCAATCACAACCCTAAACCTTTCTTTGCCTTGGCTAAAGAGTTGTATCCTGGTAATTATCGTCCCAATCTGGCACACTACTTCATCCGGCTGCTTCATGACAAAGGCCAGCTGCTCAGGATGTACACTCAAAACATCGATGGACTGGAGAGAA tGGCAGGAATCCCAGCTGTGAAGTTAGTGGAGGCACACGGGACATTCGCGACAGCCACGTGCACAGTTTGTCGTCGAGAATATCAAGGAGAAGACCTGCGT AGCGATATAATGGAAGGAACAGTGCCTCACTGCTCTCAGTGTAAAGGAGTCATTAAGCCTGACGTTGTGTTTTTTGGTGAAGAGCTGCCACAGCACTTTTTCCTCTACCTCACCGACTTCCCCATAGCAGACTTACTGATTGTAATGGGGACGTCTTTAGAG GTGGAGCCATTTGCCAGTTTATCCAGCGCCGTGCGAGGTTCTGTGTCTCGCCTTCTTATAAACCGTGACCTGGTGGGACCCTTTGCCTGGGGCTCTTCACGGTACAGTGACGTGGCAGAGCTGGGTGATGTAGTGAGCGGCGTGAGGAAACTGGCAGACACTTTGGGCTGGATGCCTGAGCTGGAGGCTCTTATGTGTGATGAAAGTCAGAAG GCTTCAAAGAAGAGAGAGGAATGA
- the sirt3 gene encoding NAD-dependent protein deacetylase sirtuin-3, mitochondrial isoform X2, with the protein MTSLLILPRRTINIKSNGGIFTGKGLSRVQFARRNVSAKCVPVQKLDLEGHGLSGMWGCWRSVHRGFFGGGHGGTKQNMTLEDIAKGIREREYKRIVVMAGAGISTPSGIPDFRSPGSGLYDNLQQYNLPYAEAIFEINYFNHNPKPFFALAKELYPGNYRPNLAHYFIRLLHDKGQLLRMYTQNIDGLERNSCFFSLPVAGIPAVKLVEAHGTFATATCTVCRREYQGEDLRSDIMEGTVPHCSQCKGVIKPDVVFFGEELPQHFFLYLTDFPIADLLIVMGTSLEVEPFASLSSAVRGSVSRLLINRDLVGPFAWGSSRYSDVAELGDVVSGVRKLADTLGWMPELEALMCDESQKLLILEQNLKSQLGHSQDKSL; encoded by the exons ATGACCTCGTTGCTGATTTTACCGAGACGTACTATAAATATCAAAAGTAATGGAGGCATTTTCACAGGCAAAG GTCTATCAAGGGTACAATTTGCACGTAGGAATGTTTCAGCCAAGTGTGTACCTGTTCAGAAGCTGGACCTGGAGGGACATGGACTCTCAGGTATGTGGGGATGTTG GAGAAGCGTCCATAGAGGGTTTTTTGGAGGAGGCCATGGTGGCACCAAACAGAATATGACTTTAGAGGACATCGCGAAAGGAATCAGAGAACGAGAATACAAACGGATAGTGGTGATGGCCGGAGCAGGGATCAGTACTCCAAGTGGAATTCCAGATTTCAG ATCACCCGGAAGTGGCCTTTATGACAACCTCCAACAGTACAACCTCCCCTATGCCGAGGCCATATTTGAGATTAATTATTTCAATCACAACCCTAAACCTTTCTTTGCCTTGGCTAAAGAGTTGTATCCTGGTAATTATCGTCCCAATCTGGCACACTACTTCATCCGGCTGCTTCATGACAAAGGCCAGCTGCTCAGGATGTACACTCAAAACATCGATGGACTGGAGAGAA attcgtgttttttttctctcccagtGGCAGGAATCCCAGCTGTGAAGTTAGTGGAGGCACACGGGACATTCGCGACAGCCACGTGCACAGTTTGTCGTCGAGAATATCAAGGAGAAGACCTGCGT AGCGATATAATGGAAGGAACAGTGCCTCACTGCTCTCAGTGTAAAGGAGTCATTAAGCCTGACGTTGTGTTTTTTGGTGAAGAGCTGCCACAGCACTTTTTCCTCTACCTCACCGACTTCCCCATAGCAGACTTACTGATTGTAATGGGGACGTCTTTAGAG GTGGAGCCATTTGCCAGTTTATCCAGCGCCGTGCGAGGTTCTGTGTCTCGCCTTCTTATAAACCGTGACCTGGTGGGACCCTTTGCCTGGGGCTCTTCACGGTACAGTGACGTGGCAGAGCTGGGTGATGTAGTGAGCGGCGTGAGGAAACTGGCAGACACTTTGGGCTGGATGCCTGAGCTGGAGGCTCTTATGTGTGATGAAAGTCAGAAG ctCCTGATATTAGAGCAGAATTTGAAGTCTCAGCTTGGCCACTCTCAGGACAAATCCTTGTAA
- the sirt3 gene encoding NAD-dependent protein deacetylase sirtuin-3, mitochondrial isoform X6 translates to MWGCWRSVHRGFFGGGHGGTKQNMTLEDIAKGIREREYKRIVVMAGAGISTPSGIPDFRSPGSGLYDNLQQYNLPYAEAIFEINYFNHNPKPFFALAKELYPGNYRPNLAHYFIRLLHDKGQLLRMYTQNIDGLERNSCFFSLPVAGIPAVKLVEAHGTFATATCTVCRREYQGEDLRSDIMEGTVPHCSQCKGVIKPDVVFFGEELPQHFFLYLTDFPIADLLIVMGTSLEVEPFASLSSAVRGSVSRLLINRDLVGPFAWGSSRYSDVAELGDVVSGVRKLADTLGWMPELEALMCDESQKKLLILEQNLKSQLGHSQDKSL, encoded by the exons ATGTGGGGATGTTG GAGAAGCGTCCATAGAGGGTTTTTTGGAGGAGGCCATGGTGGCACCAAACAGAATATGACTTTAGAGGACATCGCGAAAGGAATCAGAGAACGAGAATACAAACGGATAGTGGTGATGGCCGGAGCAGGGATCAGTACTCCAAGTGGAATTCCAGATTTCAG ATCACCCGGAAGTGGCCTTTATGACAACCTCCAACAGTACAACCTCCCCTATGCCGAGGCCATATTTGAGATTAATTATTTCAATCACAACCCTAAACCTTTCTTTGCCTTGGCTAAAGAGTTGTATCCTGGTAATTATCGTCCCAATCTGGCACACTACTTCATCCGGCTGCTTCATGACAAAGGCCAGCTGCTCAGGATGTACACTCAAAACATCGATGGACTGGAGAGAA attcgtgttttttttctctcccagtGGCAGGAATCCCAGCTGTGAAGTTAGTGGAGGCACACGGGACATTCGCGACAGCCACGTGCACAGTTTGTCGTCGAGAATATCAAGGAGAAGACCTGCGT AGCGATATAATGGAAGGAACAGTGCCTCACTGCTCTCAGTGTAAAGGAGTCATTAAGCCTGACGTTGTGTTTTTTGGTGAAGAGCTGCCACAGCACTTTTTCCTCTACCTCACCGACTTCCCCATAGCAGACTTACTGATTGTAATGGGGACGTCTTTAGAG GTGGAGCCATTTGCCAGTTTATCCAGCGCCGTGCGAGGTTCTGTGTCTCGCCTTCTTATAAACCGTGACCTGGTGGGACCCTTTGCCTGGGGCTCTTCACGGTACAGTGACGTGGCAGAGCTGGGTGATGTAGTGAGCGGCGTGAGGAAACTGGCAGACACTTTGGGCTGGATGCCTGAGCTGGAGGCTCTTATGTGTGATGAAAGTCAGAAG aagctCCTGATATTAGAGCAGAATTTGAAGTCTCAGCTTGGCCACTCTCAGGACAAATCCTTGTAA
- the sirt3 gene encoding NAD-dependent protein deacetylase sirtuin-3, mitochondrial isoform X7 yields MTLEDIAKGIREREYKRIVVMAGAGISTPSGIPDFRSPGSGLYDNLQQYNLPYAEAIFEINYFNHNPKPFFALAKELYPGNYRPNLAHYFIRLLHDKGQLLRMYTQNIDGLERNSCFFSLPVAGIPAVKLVEAHGTFATATCTVCRREYQGEDLRSDIMEGTVPHCSQCKGVIKPDVVFFGEELPQHFFLYLTDFPIADLLIVMGTSLEVEPFASLSSAVRGSVSRLLINRDLVGPFAWGSSRYSDVAELGDVVSGVRKLADTLGWMPELEALMCDESQKKLLILEQNLKSQLGHSQDKSL; encoded by the exons ATGACTTTAGAGGACATCGCGAAAGGAATCAGAGAACGAGAATACAAACGGATAGTGGTGATGGCCGGAGCAGGGATCAGTACTCCAAGTGGAATTCCAGATTTCAG ATCACCCGGAAGTGGCCTTTATGACAACCTCCAACAGTACAACCTCCCCTATGCCGAGGCCATATTTGAGATTAATTATTTCAATCACAACCCTAAACCTTTCTTTGCCTTGGCTAAAGAGTTGTATCCTGGTAATTATCGTCCCAATCTGGCACACTACTTCATCCGGCTGCTTCATGACAAAGGCCAGCTGCTCAGGATGTACACTCAAAACATCGATGGACTGGAGAGAA attcgtgttttttttctctcccagtGGCAGGAATCCCAGCTGTGAAGTTAGTGGAGGCACACGGGACATTCGCGACAGCCACGTGCACAGTTTGTCGTCGAGAATATCAAGGAGAAGACCTGCGT AGCGATATAATGGAAGGAACAGTGCCTCACTGCTCTCAGTGTAAAGGAGTCATTAAGCCTGACGTTGTGTTTTTTGGTGAAGAGCTGCCACAGCACTTTTTCCTCTACCTCACCGACTTCCCCATAGCAGACTTACTGATTGTAATGGGGACGTCTTTAGAG GTGGAGCCATTTGCCAGTTTATCCAGCGCCGTGCGAGGTTCTGTGTCTCGCCTTCTTATAAACCGTGACCTGGTGGGACCCTTTGCCTGGGGCTCTTCACGGTACAGTGACGTGGCAGAGCTGGGTGATGTAGTGAGCGGCGTGAGGAAACTGGCAGACACTTTGGGCTGGATGCCTGAGCTGGAGGCTCTTATGTGTGATGAAAGTCAGAAG aagctCCTGATATTAGAGCAGAATTTGAAGTCTCAGCTTGGCCACTCTCAGGACAAATCCTTGTAA
- the sirt3 gene encoding NAD-dependent protein deacetylase sirtuin-3, mitochondrial isoform X8, whose amino-acid sequence MTLEDIAKGIREREYKRIVVMAGAGISTPSGIPDFRSPGSGLYDNLQQYNLPYAEAIFEINYFNHNPKPFFALAKELYPGNYRPNLAHYFIRLLHDKGQLLRMYTQNIDGLERMAGIPAVKLVEAHGTFATATCTVCRREYQGEDLRSDIMEGTVPHCSQCKGVIKPDVVFFGEELPQHFFLYLTDFPIADLLIVMGTSLEVEPFASLSSAVRGSVSRLLINRDLVGPFAWGSSRYSDVAELGDVVSGVRKLADTLGWMPELEALMCDESQKKLLILEQNLKSQLGHSQDKSL is encoded by the exons ATGACTTTAGAGGACATCGCGAAAGGAATCAGAGAACGAGAATACAAACGGATAGTGGTGATGGCCGGAGCAGGGATCAGTACTCCAAGTGGAATTCCAGATTTCAG ATCACCCGGAAGTGGCCTTTATGACAACCTCCAACAGTACAACCTCCCCTATGCCGAGGCCATATTTGAGATTAATTATTTCAATCACAACCCTAAACCTTTCTTTGCCTTGGCTAAAGAGTTGTATCCTGGTAATTATCGTCCCAATCTGGCACACTACTTCATCCGGCTGCTTCATGACAAAGGCCAGCTGCTCAGGATGTACACTCAAAACATCGATGGACTGGAGAGAA tGGCAGGAATCCCAGCTGTGAAGTTAGTGGAGGCACACGGGACATTCGCGACAGCCACGTGCACAGTTTGTCGTCGAGAATATCAAGGAGAAGACCTGCGT AGCGATATAATGGAAGGAACAGTGCCTCACTGCTCTCAGTGTAAAGGAGTCATTAAGCCTGACGTTGTGTTTTTTGGTGAAGAGCTGCCACAGCACTTTTTCCTCTACCTCACCGACTTCCCCATAGCAGACTTACTGATTGTAATGGGGACGTCTTTAGAG GTGGAGCCATTTGCCAGTTTATCCAGCGCCGTGCGAGGTTCTGTGTCTCGCCTTCTTATAAACCGTGACCTGGTGGGACCCTTTGCCTGGGGCTCTTCACGGTACAGTGACGTGGCAGAGCTGGGTGATGTAGTGAGCGGCGTGAGGAAACTGGCAGACACTTTGGGCTGGATGCCTGAGCTGGAGGCTCTTATGTGTGATGAAAGTCAGAAG aagctCCTGATATTAGAGCAGAATTTGAAGTCTCAGCTTGGCCACTCTCAGGACAAATCCTTGTAA
- the drd4b gene encoding dopamine receptor D4b → MKNLSELNSTAPPPPPPLITVRNFPALIFGVLLIIVIICGNVLVCLSVYREKALKTTTNYFIVSLAVADLLLAVLVLPLFVYAEFQGGVWSLDMVVCDGLMAMDVMLCTASIFNLCAISIDRFIAVSIPLNYNRRHVDHRQITLLSGTWLLALAVASPIIFGINNVPNRDPTVCKLEDDNYVVYSSVCSFFIPCPIMLLLYCGMFHGLRRWEEARKAKLKKSIQACRKLQHAAAAAALPPLAALPTPMPVLPRVIQQDLAQCNVDELDDDMQPSCPLPPEYNNSTIKTVAYAAIQNTGQKRKRAKINGRERKAMKVLPVVVGAFLFCWTPFFVVHTTRALCETCEISHYLMSTVTWLGYVNSALNPIIYTVFNTEFRRFFHKFLQSTCCYSARRMDETIMMP, encoded by the exons ATGAAGAACCTGAGCGAGCTGAACAGCACCGCGCctccgccgccgccgccgctcATCACCGTGCGCAACTTCCCGGCGCTCATATTCGGCGTTCTTCTCATCATAGTCATCATCTGCGGCAATGTCCTGGTCTGTCTTAGTGTTTACAGGGAAAAGGCTTTAAAGACCACGACCAATTATTTTATCGTGAGTCTGGCTGTGGCTGATCTTCTGCTGGCTGTCTTAGTGTTGCCGCTGTTCGTTTACGCCGAG TTTCAGGGTGGTGTCTGGTCCTTGGACATGGTCGTCTGTGATGGGTTGATGGCTATGGACGTGATGCTTTGCACAGCCTCTATATTCAACCTGTGTGCGATTAGCATTGACAG GTTCATCGCAGTGTCCATACCGTTGAACTACAACCGACGGCATGTGGACCATCGGCAAATCACTTTACTCTCAGGCACCTGGCTCCTTGCCCTAGCTGTGGCCTCCCCTATCATTTTTGGCATAAACAATGTCCCGAACCGTGACCCGACAGTGTGCAAGTTGGAGGATGACAACTATGTGGTTTACTCTTCCGTCTGTTCTTTTTTCATCCCCTGCCCCATTATGCTCCTGCTGTACTGCGGGATGTTCCATGGCCTCCGCCGCTGGGAGGAGGCCCGTAAGGCCAAGCTGAAGAAGAGCATCCAGGCCTGCCGTAAGCTTCAGCATGCTGCCGCTGCCGCTGCTCTTCCACCGCTGGCAGCCTTGCCAACTCCTATGCCCGTGTTGCCTCGTGTCATCCAGCAAGACCTGGCTCAGTGCAACGTGGACGAGCTTGATGATGACATGCAGCCCAGCTGCCCCTTACCGCCGGAGTACAATAACAGCACCATTAAGACTGTTGCTTACGCTGCGATTCAGAACACAGGCCAAAAAAGGAAGCGTGCGAAGATCAATGGCAGGGAGCGGAAAGCCATGAAGGTCCTACCTGTCGTTGTGG GTGCCTTCCTTTTCTGTTGGACTCCATTCTTCGTGGTTCATACGACACGGGCCCTCTGCGAGACATGTGAAATCTCACACTACCTAATGAGCACAGTGACATGGCTGGGTTACGTGAACAGTGCGCTGAACCCCATCATCTACACCGTCTTCAATACGGAGTTCCGCAGGTTTTTCCACAAGTTTCTACAAAGCACCTGCTGTTACTCGGCTAGAAGAATGGATGAAACTATAATGATGCCATGA